A single Lactuca sativa cultivar Salinas chromosome 8, Lsat_Salinas_v11, whole genome shotgun sequence DNA region contains:
- the LOC111918995 gene encoding glutamate receptor 3.6 yields MAMNQVWGLLVVLVFFNGCFIEEQRHTCAQARIPRSKKLMNASVVSRPEVVKIGSILTFDSTIGKIGKIALEAAVEDVNSDPTVLNGTKLELTIHDSNSSGFVGIMEALQFMESESVALIGPESSALTHMISYVVKELKIPLLSFTATDPTLSSLQYPFFIRTTHSDLFQMAAIADIIDYYEWREIVAIYIDDDHGRNGITSLADQIAFKRSKISYKAPINPDATREDIRDVLLQVSFKESRVLVVHTCTNWGLDILDVAQELKMMDSGYVWITTDWLSTVIDINSPLPKKSIAAMQGVITLRSYIKDSQLKRKFVTKWENSTKLGLNTYSMYAYDTIWLLARALDDFFHQGGNISFSKGPQMKDSQGTFLNLDSLSVFNGGKILLKNILGVQMNGTTGPIEFTSDKSLVFPAFEVINVIGTGFRTVGYWSNSSRLSTSPPETLNKNLTNQSSSSELLYSVIWPGQTVIKPRGWFFPQNGKQLKIGVPVRVSFQDFVEEVKGTDRYVGYSIDVFIAAVKLLPYAAPYTFYSYGDGHKNPAYTDLVSLVNAGVYDAAVGDIAIISNRTRMADFTQPYIESGLVVVAPVRRVSSGTWAFFRPFTAELWCVIGICFLVVGAVVWILEHRRNDEFRGTPRQQVVTTLWFSFSTLYFSHKQNMTSSLSRFVLILWLFVVLIISSSYTASLTSILTVQKLSSPIEGIDSLKSNKDRIGYQESSFVRNYLVEEIGISENRLVPLNLPEDYEKALNDGPQNGGVVAIVDERPYIELFLSTRCQFSIVGQDFTKNGWGFAFQRDSPLAIDISNAILKLSETGELQNIHNKWLLRSACSSQGAEFSVDRLELKRFKGLFFIIGLACFLALFVYLVLIIYQYTKHKPDPSESPGTTPGRLQTFISFIDEKEDSLNTRSKKRLRQTSTFRSNRDIVSLNGYRSNRKESSSIAPECSEHGD; encoded by the exons ATGGCTATGAATCAAGTTTGGGGATTGTTGGTGGTGTTAGTTTTCTTCAATGGGTGTTTCATTGAGGAGCAAAGGCACACCTGTGCTCAAGCTCGG ATTCCTAGATCCAAGAAGCTGATGAATGCTAGTGTTGTTTCAAGACCAGAAGTTGTAAAAATTGGGTCGATTTTGACTTTTGATTCTACCATAGGCAAAATTGGCAAAATTGCATTAGAAGCAGCAGTAGAAGATGTGAATTCTGATCCAACGGTTCTTAATGGAACCAAGCTGGAACTAACCATTCATGACTCAAATTCTAGTGGCTTTGTGGGTATCATGGAGG CTTTACagttcatggagagtgaaagtgTGGCGTTAATAGGTCCAGAATCATCAGCCTTAACTCATATGATTTCCTATGTAGTAAAAGAGCTCAAAATTCCACTCCTATCTTTCACCGCCACTGACCCCACATTATCCTCACTCCAATACCCATTCTTCATCCGTACAACTCACAGTGATCTTTTCCAAATGGCTGCCATAGCAGACATTATCGACTATTACGAATGGCGTGAAATTGTCGCTATTTACATAGACGATGATCATGGAAGGAATGGAATTACTTCATTAGCAGATCAAATAGCCTTTAAGAGATCTAAGATCTCTTACAAAGCGCCTATCAATCCAGATGCAACCCGTGAAGACATACGCGATGTTTTGCTTCAAGTTTCTTTCAAGGAATCAAGAGTTCTTGTTGTTCACACTTGCACGAATTGGGGATTAGATATACTTGATGTTGCTCAAGAACTTAAAATGATGGATAGTGGGTATGTTTGGATCACAACCGATTGGCTTTCTACCGTTATAGACATTAACTCGCCACTCCCTAAAAAATCGATTGCTGCTATGCAAGGAGTTATTACATTAAGATCTTACATAAAAGATTCACAACTTAAAAGAAAGTTCGTTACCAAATGGGAAAACTCGACGAAACTTGGCCTGAATACGTATTCTATGTACGCGTATGACACTATTTGGCTGCTTGCCCGTGCTCTTGACGATTTCTTTCATCAGGGTGGAAACATTTCATTCTCGAAAGGTCCCCAAATGAAGGACTCACAAGGCACATTCTTGAATCTTGATTCTTTGAGTGTTTTTAATGGAGGGAAAATCTTGCTTAAAAACATCTTAGGTGTACAAATGAATGGAACAACTGGACCAATTGAGTTCACTTCTGATAAAAGCCTGGTTTTTCCAGCATTTGAAGTTATTAATGTGATTGGTACTGGCTTTAGAACAGTTGGGTATTGGTCAAACTCTTCACGATTGTCAACTTCTCCTCCAGAAACACTCAACAAAAACCTTACAAACCAATCTAGTTCATCTGAGCTGTTGTACAGTGTAATTTGGCCAGGCCAAACTGTTATAAAGCCTCGTGGATGGTTTTTTCCACAGAATGGAAAACAGTTGAAAATTGGGGTTCCGGTTCGAGTCAGTTTTCAGGACTTTGTGGAGGAAGTCAAGGGGACTGATAGGTATGTGGGATACAGCATCGATGTGTTCATTGCTGCAGTAAAACTACTACCATATGCTGCTCCGTATACGTTCTATTCTTATGGAGATGGTCATAAGAATCCGGCTTACACTGACCTCGTGAGCTTAGTAAACGCTGGT GTCTATGATGCTGCGGTGGGTGACATTGCTATCATCAGTAACCGGACACGTATGGCGGATTTTACTCAGCCGTATATTGAATCTGGGCTAGTTGTGGTGGCACCTGTCAGAAGGGTAAGCTCTGGGACTTGGGCATTTTTCAGGCCTTTTACTGCTGAGTTGTGGTGTGTTATTGGGATCTGTTTTTTAGTTGTGGGAGCAGTTGTTTGGATTCTAGAACATCGTAGAAACGATGAATTTCGTGGTACTCCTAGACAACAAGTCGTCACAACCCTatg GTTTAGCTTTTCTACTTTATATTTCTCTCACA AACAGAACATGACGAGCAGTCTTAGTCGTTTCGTGTTAATTCTATGGTTGTTCGTGGTTTTAATAATAAGCTCAAGTTATACGGCAAGTCTCACCTCAATATTGACTGTTCAAAAACTATCGTCCCCTATTGAAGGGATAGATAGTTTAAAATCAAACAAAGATCGTATTGGGTACCAAGAAAGTTCGTTCGTCCGAAACTATTTGGTGGAAGAAATTGGCATTTCGGAAAATAGACTTGTTCCTCTTAACTTGCCGGAAGACTATGAAAAAGCTTTAAACGATGGTCCTCAAAATGGTGGTGTTGTTGCAATTGTTGATGAACGtccatacattgaacttttcctTTCCACTCGTTGCCAGTTCAGCATCGTTGGTCAAGATTTCACCAAAAATGGATGGGGATTT GCCTTCCAACGGGATTCACCACTTGCAATAGATATATCGAATGCCATTCTCAAACTATCTGAAACGGGAGAGTTACAAAATATCCATAACAAGTGGCTACTGCGGAGTGCTTGCAGTTCACAAGGAGCAGAGTTTTCAGTTGACAGGCTCGAGCTAAAGAGGTTCAAAGGCCTATTCTTCATTATTGGATTAGCTTGTTTTCTTGCACTTTTTGTATATTTGGTGCTCATCATATACCAATACACTAAACACAAACCAGATCCTTCTGAGTCACCTGGAACAACACCAGGACGCCTACAAACGTTCATTTCATTTATTGATGAAAAAGAAGATTCGCTTAATACCCGTTCGAAGAAAAGGCTTAGACAAACAAGTACATTTAGGAGCAACCGAGATATTGTATCTTTGAATGGCTATAGAAGTAATCGCAAAGAATCATCATCGATCGCACCAGAATGTTCAGAACATGGAGATTAA